The following proteins come from a genomic window of Pyxidicoccus sp. MSG2:
- a CDS encoding M4 family metallopeptidase has protein sequence MAIRVLKKFGAAWLGLALTACGAVDTASGDEAQPEKGGEDIQASLGALNNAGVTGVHEDGIPSTIRGELGQVERSLTAMGIGQAAVAAAPTLGVVAPVFRLNPEDMYLRSARTDDLGNQHLRYSQTKNGLPVVNGELVVHVRPNGTVYLANGSARDGQTLPAKATVASAAAAQAAVKATAGTGIAATGSPRLVYVRDDAEKLHLAWEVRVSGAELNGMPIVDLVYVDARDGSVAARFPQIHSALNRKVYSANNGSTTPGTLKRSEGGAATGDAHVDMNYDMLGYTYNCYKTLFNRDSINNAGATLISTVHYSTNYVNAYWDGTQMVYGDGDGVNSIELGKDADVTVHELTHAVTENESNLTYSGQSGGLNEAMSDTFSAICESQASGTWSTAAAIWMIGEDVWTPGTANDALRYMDDPAKDGASKDWAANVTSGTDVHYSSGVPNLAFALLSKGGLHPRGRSTINVPAIGVEKAARIWYKANTDLYTASTTFANAKTWTIQAAADLGYDAATQDAVKAAWEAVGVGVTTPPPTTTPLTNNVAVTGIGDSSGNSKYYTLVVPTGATTLKFTTSGGTGDVDLYVRFGAAPDSATYDCRPYASGNAETCTITNIQAGTYYVMLNAYSTYSGVTLLGAYTTGTPPPGTVLTRGVPKTGLSGASGSVSANYTLAVPASTAATIAISGGTGDADMYVRWNAAPTTTTYDCRPYSSGNNESCSLAAKTTAGTYYVNLRGYTAYSGVSLVGNY, from the coding sequence TTGGCTATTCGAGTCTTGAAGAAGTTTGGAGCTGCATGGCTGGGTCTGGCCCTCACTGCTTGCGGCGCGGTGGACACCGCGTCGGGTGACGAGGCCCAGCCGGAGAAGGGGGGGGAGGACATCCAGGCTTCGCTGGGTGCCCTCAACAACGCCGGCGTCACCGGCGTCCACGAGGACGGCATCCCGTCCACCATCCGCGGTGAGCTCGGCCAGGTGGAGCGCTCGCTGACGGCCATGGGCATCGGCCAGGCCGCCGTCGCCGCCGCCCCGACGCTGGGTGTCGTGGCGCCCGTGTTCCGCCTGAACCCGGAAGACATGTACCTGCGCAGCGCGCGCACGGACGACCTGGGCAACCAGCACCTGCGCTACTCGCAGACCAAGAACGGCCTGCCGGTGGTCAACGGCGAGCTCGTCGTCCACGTTCGCCCCAACGGCACCGTGTACCTCGCCAACGGCTCCGCCCGTGACGGCCAGACGCTGCCCGCGAAGGCCACCGTGGCCTCCGCCGCCGCCGCGCAGGCCGCCGTGAAGGCCACCGCTGGCACTGGCATCGCCGCCACCGGCAGCCCGCGCCTGGTGTACGTGCGCGACGACGCCGAGAAGCTGCACCTCGCGTGGGAAGTGCGCGTGTCCGGCGCCGAGCTGAACGGCATGCCGATTGTCGACCTGGTCTATGTGGATGCCCGCGACGGCTCGGTTGCCGCGCGCTTCCCGCAGATCCACTCGGCGCTCAACCGCAAGGTGTACTCGGCCAACAACGGCTCGACCACCCCGGGTACCCTGAAGCGCAGCGAGGGTGGCGCCGCCACTGGCGACGCGCATGTCGACATGAACTACGACATGCTCGGCTACACGTACAACTGCTACAAGACGCTGTTCAACCGCGACTCCATCAACAACGCGGGCGCGACGCTCATCAGCACCGTGCACTACAGCACCAACTACGTGAACGCCTACTGGGACGGCACGCAGATGGTGTACGGCGATGGCGACGGCGTGAACTCCATCGAGCTGGGCAAGGACGCGGACGTCACCGTCCACGAGCTGACCCACGCCGTGACGGAGAACGAGTCCAACCTGACCTACTCCGGTCAGTCCGGTGGCCTGAACGAGGCCATGTCCGACACCTTCTCCGCCATCTGCGAGAGCCAGGCCTCGGGCACCTGGAGCACCGCCGCCGCCATCTGGATGATTGGCGAGGACGTGTGGACCCCGGGCACCGCGAACGACGCGCTCCGCTACATGGATGACCCGGCCAAGGACGGCGCGTCCAAGGACTGGGCGGCCAACGTGACGTCGGGCACCGACGTGCACTACAGCTCCGGCGTTCCCAACCTGGCCTTCGCGCTGCTCTCCAAGGGTGGTCTGCACCCGCGCGGCCGCTCCACCATCAACGTGCCGGCCATCGGCGTCGAGAAGGCCGCTCGCATCTGGTACAAGGCCAACACCGACCTGTACACGGCCTCCACCACCTTCGCGAACGCGAAGACCTGGACCATCCAGGCCGCCGCGGACCTGGGCTACGACGCGGCCACGCAGGACGCCGTGAAGGCCGCGTGGGAAGCGGTGGGCGTGGGCGTCACCACTCCTCCCCCGACCACCACCCCGCTGACCAACAACGTCGCGGTGACGGGCATCGGCGACAGCTCGGGCAACAGCAAGTACTACACGCTGGTCGTCCCCACGGGCGCCACCACCCTGAAGTTCACCACCTCCGGTGGCACGGGTGACGTGGACCTGTACGTGCGCTTCGGCGCCGCGCCGGACTCCGCGACCTACGACTGCCGTCCGTACGCCAGCGGCAACGCCGAGACCTGCACCATCACCAACATCCAGGCGGGCACCTACTACGTGATGCTCAACGCGTACTCGACCTACTCGGGCGTGACGCTGCTGGGCGCCTACACCACGGGCACGCCTCCGCCGGGCACCGTGCTGACGCGCGGCGTCCCGAAGACCGGCCTGTCCGGCGCTTCCGGCTCCGTGTCGGCCAACTACACCCTGGCCGTGCCGGCCAGCACCGCCGCCACCATCGCCATCTCCGGTGGCACGGGTGATGCGGACATGTACGTGCGCTGGAACGCCGCTCCGACGACGACCACGTACGACTGCCGTCCGTACTCGTCCGGCAACAACGAGTCGTGCAGCCTGGCGGCGAAGACCACGGCGGGCACGTACTACGTGAACCTCCGCGGCTACACGGCCTACTCGGGCGTGTCGCTGGTGGGCAACTACTAG